The following proteins come from a genomic window of Brevibacillus antibioticus:
- a CDS encoding nucleoside hydrolase → MAKKHRLIIEFCGGFGQGLALLYALRSPDVQVAGIICRDTQSSLVGKLIEFAQPGYEIPIVTGAKQPLFSGTVEKTTSEGVRLLTGNARDEESDLTLVTFDRLTTLALAVTRDPLLARKFTRIVVQGGAIRVPGDVTAIAETNMHGDPEAAAVVLAARLPLVLVPLDTTGSFRLKEEQVHTLGSFAQAVGLIDRTTMSDVQFTTSARVLHACVAMLAALSPDKSRTEEMKLSVECKSEWSRGAILADLRAKPSVGTDTTVCVEVEMAEAERFLQTVLDQGGV, encoded by the coding sequence GTGGCAAAAAAACACCGGTTGATTATTGAGTTTTGCGGTGGATTTGGACAAGGGCTAGCCTTGCTGTATGCTTTGCGGTCGCCTGATGTTCAAGTGGCAGGAATCATTTGCAGAGACACGCAGTCAAGCTTGGTTGGCAAGCTGATTGAGTTTGCACAGCCAGGCTATGAAATTCCAATTGTTACAGGTGCCAAGCAGCCGCTTTTCTCGGGAACGGTTGAGAAGACCACCTCGGAAGGTGTACGGCTCCTTACAGGAAACGCTCGGGATGAGGAAAGTGACTTGACGCTCGTGACGTTTGATCGTTTGACGACGCTAGCTTTGGCTGTCACGCGTGATCCACTGCTGGCGCGTAAATTTACGAGAATCGTTGTGCAGGGCGGAGCGATACGCGTACCAGGAGACGTAACGGCTATTGCGGAAACAAACATGCATGGTGATCCGGAAGCAGCTGCGGTCGTTTTGGCAGCCCGCTTGCCGCTTGTGCTTGTTCCGTTAGATACAACCGGCTCGTTTCGTTTGAAGGAAGAGCAAGTACATACGCTGGGAAGTTTCGCACAAGCAGTGGGCTTGATCGATAGAACGACGATGTCAGACGTGCAGTTCACCACTTCTGCTCGTGTGCTCCATGCATGCGTAGCGATGCTCGCGGCTCTCTCACCTGATAAGAGTCGGACGGAAGAGATGAAACTCTCGGTCGAATGCAAAAGTGAATGGTCTCGTGGCGCCATTCTAGCCGATTTACGTGCGAAACCGAGTGTAGGAACCGATACGACTGTATGTGTTGAGGTAGAGATGGCTGAGGCAGAGCGCTTTTTGCAAACCGTTTTGGATCAGGGAGGGGTATAA
- a CDS encoding biotin/lipoyl-binding protein translates to METVKRGDISEVVQASGNVQASKRSSLSFSDAEEAKDAISTIQVGVGDAVKAGQVLATMDDSVARIQVTNAEAPSIRQTF, encoded by the coding sequence GTGGAGACGGTAAAAAGGGGAGACATCTCAGAAGTCGTGCAGGCATCAGGCAATGTCCAGGCTTCCAAACGCTCGTCTCTCTCGTTTTCTGATGCAGAAGAAGCCAAGGATGCGATCTCTACCATTCAGGTCGGTGTTGGTGATGCTGTGAAGGCAGGGCAAGTTCTGGCTACGATGGACGATTCCGTAGCGAGAATCCAGGTGACCAATGCGGAAGCGCCGTCAATCAGACAGACATTTTAA
- a CDS encoding HAMP domain-containing sensor histidine kinase, producing the protein MAWATSCVYMSEKKRTSLFRYWTTRYLIILCIGLFVIGIASSYWISYSETQKRLDFMRLMAAEVADRVVDAEGRVKMAPFLFRIVDSRQASLGVNYKPIMMILDEHKQPVFGVPGPFSGELKRIAPELVEADDSLSQFELARGDEVLFVKESIEVDERVVGWVMLFTPQKQLIRSMTEFHLLGIMLLGLGLLGWLVIYLLTKKLSQPIQDVADAAKQIVLGNYEIQLDKDKREQEVYELIHSFEEMAERLRLLEMMRTELLAGVTHELKTPVTSISGLVQAVREEVVSGEEAKEFLDICTKETARLQKMVEDLLDFNSFAVGDIRIRRQPQNMQELIREITHQWKIVQEEDKLSLHIENTSDPIRVDTDPLRVQQIMYNLLNNAAQAMESEGQIVVSLTASADEVRIDVKDNGRGIPIEEQSLIFERFYRGEDKKHIVRGLGLGLSFSRMIAQALGGRLILTESTASGSTFTLILRK; encoded by the coding sequence GTGGCTTGGGCTACAAGCTGTGTGTATATGAGTGAGAAAAAACGCACCTCTTTGTTTCGGTATTGGACGACGCGATACTTAATCATCTTGTGTATCGGCCTTTTCGTGATCGGGATTGCATCCAGCTACTGGATTTCTTATAGCGAGACACAAAAACGCCTTGATTTTATGAGACTGATGGCAGCGGAAGTAGCGGATCGGGTCGTTGATGCGGAAGGCAGGGTGAAAATGGCTCCGTTCTTGTTTCGTATTGTGGACAGTCGCCAGGCGTCACTCGGAGTCAATTACAAGCCAATCATGATGATCTTAGATGAACACAAACAACCAGTATTTGGCGTACCTGGTCCTTTTTCTGGGGAACTGAAGCGCATCGCACCTGAACTGGTGGAAGCGGATGACAGTCTGTCACAGTTTGAGCTTGCGCGAGGCGATGAAGTGCTTTTCGTGAAGGAAAGCATTGAGGTTGATGAGCGAGTGGTTGGGTGGGTCATGCTGTTCACCCCACAAAAACAGCTGATACGTAGCATGACCGAATTCCACTTGCTCGGGATCATGCTTCTAGGTCTCGGTTTGCTTGGCTGGCTCGTGATTTATTTGTTGACGAAAAAACTGTCTCAGCCGATTCAGGATGTGGCGGACGCTGCCAAGCAAATCGTGCTGGGAAACTACGAAATTCAATTGGATAAAGACAAGCGCGAACAAGAAGTGTATGAACTGATCCATTCCTTTGAAGAAATGGCAGAGCGATTGAGGCTGCTAGAAATGATGCGTACCGAGCTATTGGCAGGGGTGACCCATGAACTCAAAACACCTGTTACGTCCATCAGTGGGCTGGTACAAGCCGTGAGGGAAGAGGTTGTGAGCGGTGAGGAAGCCAAGGAGTTTTTGGATATTTGTACGAAGGAAACGGCACGTCTGCAAAAGATGGTGGAGGATTTGCTCGATTTTAACTCTTTTGCAGTAGGTGACATTCGCATTCGTAGGCAACCTCAAAACATGCAGGAGCTGATCCGGGAAATTACGCACCAATGGAAAATTGTGCAGGAAGAAGATAAGCTCAGCTTGCACATCGAAAATACCTCTGATCCGATCAGGGTAGATACCGATCCGCTGCGTGTGCAGCAAATCATGTACAATCTCCTAAACAATGCAGCCCAAGCGATGGAATCGGAGGGGCAGATTGTCGTGTCGCTAACTGCATCAGCAGATGAGGTTCGCATTGACGTGAAGGACAATGGACGAGGGATACCAATCGAAGAACAGTCTTTGATTTTTGAGCGGTTCTACCGAGGCGAGGACAAGAAGCATATCGTCCGCGGGCTGGGGCTCGGCTTGTCTTTTAGTAGAATGATTGCCCAAGCGTTAGGCGGTAGGTTGATTCTGACGGAGAGTACAGCGTCAGGCAGCACCTTCACGTTGATTTTGCGCAAATAA
- a CDS encoding response regulator transcription factor, with translation MQNILIVEDELPISRVLKAYLEKNDFQVEQAFNGEEAERKFDSLNPALVLLDVMLPGRSGWSILEYIRAKSSCPVIMLTALGQIDNKLAGLNKGADDYITKPFIADEVIARVHAVLRRSKQLIEGNPGKQFGSLKVDFKAYSVMLHGIELAFTPKDLCLFLFLAQYKNQTFTREQLIEQVWGMDYEGSDRAVDLAIKRIRRSLENWPTSEGEIRTYRGLGYKLCVYE, from the coding sequence ATGCAAAACATCTTAATCGTGGAAGACGAGCTACCTATCTCTCGAGTATTGAAGGCGTATTTGGAAAAAAACGACTTTCAGGTCGAACAGGCATTTAACGGGGAGGAAGCAGAGCGGAAGTTTGATTCACTCAATCCTGCTCTCGTTTTGCTGGATGTGATGCTGCCTGGACGAAGCGGATGGAGTATTCTTGAATACATTCGGGCGAAAAGCTCGTGTCCTGTCATCATGCTGACAGCGTTGGGACAAATCGATAACAAGCTGGCGGGCTTGAACAAAGGCGCCGATGACTATATCACCAAACCTTTTATTGCCGACGAAGTGATCGCTCGCGTACATGCAGTATTACGTCGCTCGAAACAGTTGATAGAAGGCAATCCTGGGAAGCAGTTTGGCAGTCTGAAAGTCGACTTCAAGGCGTATTCTGTCATGCTGCACGGCATCGAACTGGCGTTTACGCCAAAGGACTTGTGCCTCTTTCTATTTTTGGCGCAGTACAAAAACCAGACGTTCACCAGAGAACAGCTCATCGAGCAGGTGTGGGGGATGGATTACGAAGGAAGTGATCGTGCAGTAGACCTCGCCATCAAACGCATCCGGCGATCTTTGGAGAATTGGCCGACATCTGAAGGAGAAATCCGTACCTATCGTGGCTTGGGCTACAAGCTGTGTGTATATGAGTGA
- the bluB gene encoding 5,6-dimethylbenzimidazole synthase: MKRLTAEEKNGLYKAISNRRDIRTFRPDPVAPEKLAMILAAAHHAPSVGFMQPWNFVLVEDDATKQALAESADKERRALAIHYEGTGRESTFLELKIQGIKEAPVTICVTCDPTRGGDHVLGRNSIPETDIMSVSCAIQNMWLAAYAEDLAMGWVSFYKKADVRRILNIPPHIDPVALLSIGYTDHYPERPLLELHQWRQREDLQQLIYREQWGNKA, from the coding sequence ATGAAACGCTTAACCGCGGAAGAAAAAAACGGTTTGTATAAAGCCATCAGCAATCGTCGCGATATTCGTACCTTTCGCCCAGATCCTGTCGCCCCGGAAAAGCTCGCCATGATCTTGGCTGCTGCCCACCATGCTCCTTCTGTCGGATTCATGCAGCCTTGGAATTTTGTCCTGGTGGAAGACGACGCAACCAAACAAGCTCTCGCAGAGTCTGCGGATAAAGAACGCCGGGCGCTTGCCATCCACTACGAAGGAACGGGACGAGAATCGACCTTTTTGGAGTTGAAAATTCAAGGGATCAAGGAAGCGCCTGTCACCATCTGTGTCACTTGTGATCCTACACGTGGCGGAGACCATGTACTCGGACGCAATTCCATCCCGGAAACAGATATTATGTCGGTCAGCTGTGCGATCCAAAACATGTGGTTGGCAGCCTACGCAGAAGATTTGGCGATGGGCTGGGTCAGTTTTTATAAGAAAGCAGACGTGCGTCGTATCCTGAACATACCGCCGCATATCGATCCGGTCGCATTGCTGTCGATCGGCTACACGGATCATTATCCGGAACGTCCACTCTTGGAGCTGCACCAATGGAGACAACGCGAGGACCTACAACAGTTGATTTATCGGGAGCAATGGGGAAATAAAGCGTAA
- the hrpB gene encoding ATP-dependent helicase HrpB, producing the protein MNALPINEVLPELVNTLRKETNAVLVAAPGAGKTTRVPLALREEAWLQNRRIVMLVPRRLAARQAAAYMAALLGEEVGQTVGYRVKRESRVGPGTRIEVMTEGILTRMLQDDPELSDVGLVIFDEFHERNLHADLGLALSLQAQSLFREDLRILVMSATLDAEPVAALLGNAPVVSSEGRMFPVETHLLSSPIQGRLEEAVVQMISHALRQEGDMLVFLPGAKEIHRVQGLLEQSGVGTNIRIAPLYGNLSQEEQDKAIQPGKTGERKIVLATTIAETSLTVEGVRIVIDSGLKRVPRFSPRTGMTRLETAKVSRASADQRRGRAGRLAPGVCFRLWTEQEDRMLIPQQAPEIMEADLAVLALELALWGVGSSDELDWLNPPPKPAMAQAQELLLQLGALDERKQITAHGRALAGMAVHPRLGHMIQKANELGEGELACELAVLLEERDIVRGRQASADADIRTRVELLRRVGNKQSGITELPIDVGACQRLWKEAAHFKRVWANNQSAGTSTRTEATGRLLAFAYPDRIAQRRADGRYLLRNGRGAAFSVQQPLAASLYIVAAELDDQGADSRILLAASVEESELLKDCAMQITERMNVWWEHSAGVVRSRKQKRLGAILLADMPAESSPDEVLTAFLDGIKDEGLEILPWNRQARQYRERLLFMHRLEEGWPNVEDEALLTTLEEWLAPHVYGLKRKEDLQSLSVTTLIESMLSWEKRRQLDEYAPTHVIVPSGSKIPVDYSDPAAPVLSVRLQELFGWKDSPRIGRGRVPLTLHLLSPAHRPVQVTRDLASFWAHAYFEVKKDLKGRYPKHYWPDDPLAAIPTNRTRPRI; encoded by the coding sequence ATGAATGCATTGCCGATAAATGAAGTATTGCCCGAGCTGGTAAACACGCTGCGCAAAGAGACAAACGCAGTATTGGTCGCTGCTCCGGGTGCAGGGAAGACGACGCGGGTACCACTGGCCTTGCGGGAAGAAGCTTGGTTACAAAATCGCCGAATTGTGATGCTGGTCCCACGCCGACTGGCCGCACGTCAAGCCGCTGCCTACATGGCTGCCTTGCTGGGAGAAGAAGTTGGACAAACAGTCGGGTACCGGGTCAAGCGTGAATCAAGAGTAGGTCCAGGCACTCGGATTGAAGTGATGACAGAAGGAATTTTAACGAGAATGCTACAGGATGATCCGGAGCTATCTGACGTCGGTCTTGTTATTTTCGATGAGTTCCATGAACGAAATTTGCACGCGGATTTGGGGCTGGCCCTTAGTCTTCAGGCACAAAGCTTGTTTCGAGAGGACCTGCGAATTCTCGTGATGTCCGCTACGCTCGATGCTGAGCCCGTGGCAGCCTTGCTGGGGAATGCTCCCGTTGTCAGTAGTGAAGGCAGGATGTTTCCGGTGGAGACGCACTTATTGTCTTCCCCGATACAGGGGCGTCTGGAGGAAGCGGTTGTGCAGATGATCTCCCATGCGTTGAGACAAGAAGGAGATATGCTCGTCTTTTTACCGGGAGCCAAAGAAATTCACAGGGTGCAAGGGTTGCTTGAACAAAGCGGTGTCGGCACGAACATACGGATTGCGCCTCTTTACGGAAATTTGTCGCAGGAGGAACAAGATAAGGCGATCCAGCCCGGGAAAACAGGGGAGCGCAAAATTGTTCTTGCTACCACTATTGCCGAGACGAGCTTGACTGTCGAGGGTGTGCGCATCGTGATTGATAGTGGATTAAAACGGGTCCCGCGCTTTTCTCCGCGAACAGGGATGACGAGACTGGAGACTGCAAAGGTATCGAGGGCATCTGCTGACCAACGCCGAGGAAGGGCTGGACGTCTTGCACCCGGGGTCTGCTTTCGATTGTGGACAGAGCAAGAAGATCGCATGCTCATACCACAGCAGGCACCTGAAATCATGGAAGCGGATCTGGCTGTGCTCGCATTAGAGCTGGCTTTGTGGGGAGTCGGGTCGTCGGACGAGCTGGATTGGCTGAATCCCCCGCCGAAGCCAGCGATGGCACAGGCTCAAGAGCTGCTGCTCCAACTGGGTGCATTAGATGAGCGGAAGCAGATCACAGCACATGGACGAGCGCTTGCTGGAATGGCTGTGCATCCGAGATTGGGTCACATGATTCAGAAAGCGAATGAGCTGGGGGAAGGTGAGCTAGCTTGCGAGCTTGCTGTTCTCTTGGAAGAAAGAGATATTGTGAGGGGGCGCCAAGCGTCAGCAGATGCGGATATCCGTACGCGTGTTGAATTACTTCGTCGGGTAGGAAATAAACAGAGTGGTATAACGGAGCTTCCGATTGATGTAGGAGCATGCCAAAGACTTTGGAAGGAGGCGGCTCATTTCAAACGGGTATGGGCAAACAACCAGTCTGCTGGCACTTCCACTCGTACAGAAGCGACGGGAAGACTGCTGGCGTTTGCGTACCCGGACCGGATTGCCCAGCGAAGGGCAGATGGACGTTATTTGCTTCGCAATGGGCGTGGGGCGGCTTTTTCCGTGCAGCAACCACTGGCTGCTTCGCTGTATATTGTGGCAGCAGAACTCGATGATCAAGGTGCAGATAGTCGGATATTACTGGCGGCTAGCGTGGAAGAAAGCGAGCTGTTGAAGGATTGTGCGATGCAGATTACGGAACGAATGAACGTATGGTGGGAGCATTCAGCTGGGGTAGTTCGCAGCCGCAAGCAAAAACGGTTGGGCGCGATCCTGTTGGCGGATATGCCTGCGGAGTCTTCGCCAGATGAGGTGTTAACAGCGTTTTTGGACGGAATTAAAGATGAAGGCTTGGAGATTTTGCCGTGGAATCGGCAGGCGAGACAGTATCGGGAGCGTTTGCTATTTATGCATCGTCTGGAGGAAGGCTGGCCGAATGTGGAAGATGAGGCACTGCTTACCACCCTGGAGGAATGGCTCGCTCCTCATGTGTATGGTTTGAAGAGAAAGGAAGACCTGCAGTCGCTGTCAGTGACGACGTTGATAGAGAGTATGTTGTCATGGGAGAAGCGCAGACAACTAGACGAATACGCTCCGACTCATGTGATCGTCCCGAGCGGTTCCAAAATTCCTGTCGATTACAGCGATCCAGCGGCACCGGTGCTTTCGGTCCGGCTACAGGAGTTGTTTGGTTGGAAAGACTCTCCGAGAATAGGCAGAGGCAGAGTACCACTGACATTGCATCTGCTTTCACCAGCGCATCGTCCGGTACAAGTGACACGGGACTTGGCGAGCTTTTGGGCACATGCGTATTTTGAGGTGAAAAAGGATTTAAAGGGACGTTATCCCAAGCATTACTGGCCGGATGATCCGCTAGCGGCCATTCCGACAAATCGGACACGTCCACGTATATAA
- a CDS encoding MBL fold metallo-hydrolase: MIHIHQHEDVACLEGIVRVGDWESAIYVYMTDGMLVDTGPKVLEQALIHRFQEASFDSVVLTHSHEDHVGTASWIAQHKQVPFFIHEKGVNICSQKALYPFYRQLTWGIRDPFVAQPLGDVHHSRSLEWKVIGTPGHAHDHIVLLDEMNGRLFCGDLFMGVKTKVILREESIPTLMNSLRTVLTCDFQSIFCAHSGYHPDGKTRLQQKLEHLENLSGEILHLHSQGLSSREINKQLFPSKPLIIAASSGEFDSLYIVTSVLAEHLPLPKPDNIREG; encoded by the coding sequence ATGATTCACATTCATCAGCATGAAGACGTGGCATGTCTGGAAGGGATTGTTCGCGTAGGGGATTGGGAATCGGCAATCTATGTTTATATGACCGATGGCATGCTGGTTGATACGGGCCCGAAAGTACTCGAGCAAGCTCTCATTCACAGGTTTCAGGAAGCCTCGTTTGATTCCGTCGTATTGACGCACAGCCATGAAGACCACGTCGGAACCGCCTCGTGGATTGCCCAGCACAAGCAGGTCCCTTTTTTCATTCACGAAAAAGGCGTGAACATTTGCTCCCAAAAAGCACTGTACCCATTCTATCGACAGTTGACTTGGGGGATTCGCGATCCGTTTGTGGCCCAACCTTTGGGTGACGTCCATCACTCTCGTTCCCTCGAATGGAAAGTGATTGGTACCCCCGGTCATGCCCATGATCATATAGTTTTGCTGGACGAAATGAACGGTCGCTTGTTCTGTGGCGATCTTTTTATGGGTGTGAAAACGAAGGTTATTTTACGAGAAGAATCAATCCCCACCTTGATGAATTCCCTTCGAACCGTGCTGACTTGTGACTTCCAATCAATCTTTTGTGCCCATTCCGGCTATCATCCAGACGGGAAAACACGCTTGCAGCAAAAGCTGGAGCATTTGGAGAATCTGTCTGGGGAAATCCTTCATTTGCATAGCCAAGGGCTGTCTTCCCGCGAAATAAATAAGCAACTGTTTCCTTCTAAACCGCTGATCATCGCGGCTTCTTCTGGCGAGTTTGACTCGCTCTATATCGTCACATCTGTTCTTGCAGAACATCTTCCTTTACCAAAGCCGGATAATATACGAGAAGGATAA
- a CDS encoding S-layer homology domain-containing protein, protein MKVITVFLALILGLFSIYPAVTHAAPKFHDVDPKKYGWAMNSISCMVDKGVASGYPDGRFQPERLVDKAEMTVMVYSLFDQYRPYKPNQKTDYSNYHIELFSDVPKNHWAYKEINSIVTRDWWNAVSYTPAGYKFYPDAKLNRIGTANVLPVFMLDR, encoded by the coding sequence ATGAAAGTCATCACTGTATTCCTTGCACTCATTCTGGGTTTATTTAGTATTTATCCTGCCGTTACACATGCTGCACCGAAATTTCATGATGTCGATCCGAAGAAATACGGCTGGGCCATGAATTCGATCTCCTGTATGGTAGATAAGGGGGTTGCTAGCGGTTATCCTGACGGTCGCTTCCAACCCGAAAGATTGGTAGACAAAGCGGAAATGACCGTCATGGTCTATAGCCTGTTTGATCAATACCGACCGTACAAACCGAATCAGAAGACGGACTATAGCAATTACCACATCGAACTTTTTTCTGATGTACCGAAAAATCATTGGGCCTACAAGGAAATCAATTCAATTGTTACACGAGATTGGTGGAATGCCGTAAGCTATACACCTGCTGGCTACAAATTTTACCCGGACGCCAAACTCAATCGAATCGGTACAGCTAACGTCCTACCCGTCTTTATGTTAGACAGGTAA
- a CDS encoding DUF421 domain-containing protein: protein MESIVEVIARALLAFAIMMIITRILGKQTIAQMTYHDFVAAITLGALTANLAFNNMAKISHMLVTLLTFGGIAYLLMILSLKNRKLRKWFSGQPTVIIQDGRILEDNMRKQKLSLDTLNQELRERNIFNIEEVQYAVLELNGEISVLRKPQFLPVTRGDLKLKTGKRQTFPIELIMDGQIIQGNLRQHSLTIEWLLSQVGKKGLSVAEVNYAVISSNGQIYFDPYDDRISNPIDKE from the coding sequence ATGGAATCTATTGTGGAAGTAATTGCGAGAGCACTGCTGGCTTTTGCCATCATGATGATCATTACTCGGATCTTGGGCAAGCAGACGATTGCGCAAATGACGTATCACGATTTTGTCGCGGCGATCACCTTGGGGGCGCTGACAGCAAATCTTGCCTTTAACAACATGGCCAAAATATCGCATATGCTTGTGACATTACTCACTTTTGGTGGTATCGCCTATTTGTTGATGATTCTCTCCCTGAAAAACCGGAAGTTGCGAAAATGGTTTTCGGGCCAGCCGACGGTGATCATCCAGGATGGAAGAATTCTCGAAGATAATATGCGTAAGCAAAAGCTATCTTTGGATACGCTGAATCAAGAGCTGCGGGAAAGAAACATTTTTAATATCGAAGAAGTTCAATATGCTGTTCTGGAGTTGAATGGAGAGATATCCGTCCTGAGAAAACCGCAATTTTTACCTGTTACTCGCGGGGACTTGAAACTGAAAACGGGGAAGAGACAGACATTCCCGATTGAATTGATCATGGATGGCCAAATTATCCAGGGCAATTTACGCCAACATAGCCTGACCATCGAGTGGCTTCTCTCACAGGTGGGCAAGAAAGGCTTGAGCGTAGCGGAAGTGAATTACGCCGTGATTAGCTCCAATGGACAAATTTATTTCGATCCGTATGATGACCGTATCAGCAATCCGATCGACAAAGAATAA
- a CDS encoding VOC family protein, translating to MAIKKLEHVGLMVKDLDSSVAFYTEVIGMELKGKLAHSNGDITLAFLGFPGSTETELELIHGYSDSLPVEGKVHHLAFAVDNLEAEIDRLKQLQVSFIDQEITTLPNGSRYMFFEGPNGEWLELFESTRT from the coding sequence ATGGCGATCAAAAAGCTGGAGCATGTGGGCTTGATGGTAAAAGATTTGGACTCCTCAGTTGCCTTTTACACCGAAGTGATTGGGATGGAGCTAAAAGGTAAGCTGGCTCATTCCAACGGAGATATTACGCTTGCTTTTCTTGGATTTCCGGGAAGCACTGAGACAGAGCTGGAGCTCATTCACGGATACAGCGATTCACTGCCGGTAGAGGGTAAGGTCCACCACCTGGCGTTTGCTGTGGACAACCTCGAGGCTGAAATCGACCGTTTGAAGCAACTACAAGTATCCTTTATCGATCAGGAAATAACCACCTTGCCGAACGGCTCGCGTTACATGTTCTTCGAAGGCCCGAATGGAGAATGGCTGGAGCTATTTGAAAGCACAAGAACGTAG
- a CDS encoding PH domain-containing protein has product MEAKRYHPLHILFDLIIQVKHLFFPTLILFVFNYDSPNEFVTYGRIVYFIYVTGMLVYLVLKWASYKYRLDDTSFHLYGGVFTKKKQTIPFTKIQNVNRHKTVLHRILKVTSIRFETGMVGDDSTVEFAVISLKEADRLEAYTKQAVRLEKETEVEGKAGDVTSSEEIGTPYTAPERIIHFTPTKKEIIKASFTSFSFLGMITLLVWAYFKVTDYIDVEEQVVGIYSLITSSWTLITLTVVGLLVLSIGFGMVTTYIRYGKYEISSDHERIYIAKGVIEETAFSIAKERVQAIKIKQSLLKRMLGLAEVKLTVVGGNSDSDKDKQDISSLYPFLPVKRAYEMISEILPAYEVTEEMTSLPIQSLWVRLVRSSWIWIVGTGALAYFKPNIWGWEQAWWIISIALTLFVLVLEVIEFYNTQYTLNDHFIQFQTGSLTTTLFVSKREKIIEVNVKRDLIQKQLGLASIKTVNRAKPVSHKGVTDVPIELAERFYQWYMGRRKEIKVK; this is encoded by the coding sequence ATGGAAGCAAAACGATACCATCCACTACATATCCTTTTTGATCTCATTATTCAAGTAAAGCATCTGTTTTTTCCTACGTTGATTCTGTTTGTGTTCAATTATGACTCGCCAAACGAATTCGTTACGTATGGGAGAATTGTTTATTTCATCTATGTAACAGGGATGCTGGTCTATCTGGTTTTGAAATGGGCTTCGTACAAGTATAGGCTGGATGATACGTCCTTCCATCTTTACGGGGGAGTTTTTACGAAGAAAAAGCAAACGATTCCCTTTACCAAAATCCAAAACGTCAATCGACATAAGACGGTGCTGCACCGGATTTTAAAAGTGACTTCCATCCGATTTGAGACAGGGATGGTTGGCGATGATTCTACCGTGGAATTCGCGGTGATTTCTTTGAAAGAAGCGGATCGACTGGAGGCTTACACGAAACAGGCAGTGCGATTGGAGAAAGAGACTGAGGTGGAAGGGAAAGCAGGAGACGTGACCTCTTCGGAGGAAATCGGTACGCCGTATACCGCTCCTGAACGAATCATTCACTTTACGCCAACGAAAAAAGAGATTATCAAGGCTTCCTTCACTTCTTTCAGCTTCCTCGGGATGATTACGTTACTGGTATGGGCGTATTTCAAAGTAACCGATTATATCGACGTGGAGGAGCAAGTAGTAGGTATTTATTCACTTATTACGAGCTCGTGGACATTGATTACGCTGACAGTTGTTGGACTTCTCGTGCTGTCCATCGGATTCGGCATGGTCACGACCTATATTCGTTACGGAAAATATGAGATTTCGTCGGATCATGAGCGGATTTATATTGCCAAAGGAGTCATTGAAGAAACAGCTTTTTCGATCGCAAAAGAGAGAGTGCAGGCAATTAAAATCAAGCAATCCTTGTTAAAGCGCATGCTGGGACTCGCCGAAGTCAAGCTGACGGTTGTCGGCGGGAATAGTGATTCGGATAAAGATAAGCAGGATATCAGCTCACTCTATCCATTCTTACCGGTAAAACGTGCGTATGAGATGATTTCAGAAATATTACCTGCGTATGAAGTGACAGAAGAAATGACGAGTCTCCCAATCCAATCGTTATGGGTTCGCTTGGTCAGATCGAGCTGGATTTGGATCGTAGGAACAGGTGCGCTTGCCTACTTCAAGCCGAATATTTGGGGATGGGAGCAAGCATGGTGGATCATATCCATTGCTTTGACACTGTTCGTTCTGGTCTTAGAGGTCATTGAATTTTACAACACGCAATACACCTTGAATGATCACTTTATTCAGTTCCAAACAGGGAGCTTAACCACAACGTTATTTGTCTCCAAACGAGAAAAGATTATTGAGGTCAACGTCAAAAGAGACCTTATTCAAAAGCAGTTAGGTCTGGCTTCGATCAAAACGGTCAATCGCGCCAAACCAGTGAGTCATAAAGGGGTAACGGATGTGCCGATAGAGTTGGCGGAAAGGTTCTATCAGTGGTATATGGGACGTAGAAAAGAGATCAAAGTAAAATAG